From one bacterium genomic stretch:
- a CDS encoding zinc metallopeptidase: MFFGDGTFLILIPALVLAAYAQFKVRSTFRRFSQVRTMGGRTGAEVAAELLRRRGLSHVKIEPVQGLLADHYDPRTQTLRLSPEVYGSDSIAAVGVAAHECGHALQHHEKYAPLALRSAIVPLASIGSNAAWILFMIGMFAGMRPLMDLGILLFLGYIAFALVTLPVEFDASRRAVAVLQGEGLVMPREADGARAVLNAAALTYVAAAAMAVMQLVRLVLLRNMRDE, from the coding sequence ATGTTCTTCGGTGACGGTACGTTCCTGATTCTGATACCCGCCCTGGTGCTCGCGGCGTACGCTCAGTTCAAGGTCCGGAGCACCTTCCGGCGGTTCAGCCAGGTGCGCACCATGGGCGGTCGCACCGGTGCCGAGGTGGCGGCGGAGCTGCTGCGGCGACGCGGCCTGAGCCACGTGAAGATCGAGCCGGTGCAGGGCCTGTTGGCCGACCACTACGACCCCAGGACCCAGACGCTGCGGCTTTCCCCAGAAGTGTACGGGAGCGACTCGATCGCAGCCGTTGGCGTGGCGGCGCACGAGTGCGGCCATGCCCTCCAGCACCACGAGAAGTACGCTCCGCTGGCCCTGCGATCCGCGATCGTGCCCTTGGCGAGCATCGGCTCGAACGCGGCGTGGATCCTGTTCATGATCGGCATGTTTGCCGGCATGCGCCCGTTGATGGATCTCGGCATCCTGCTGTTCCTGGGCTACATCGCGTTCGCGCTGGTTACGCTGCCGGTGGAGTTCGACGCCAGCCGCCGGGCCGTCGCCGTGCTGCAGGGAGAGGGCCTGGTGATGCCCCGCGAGGCCGACGGGGCCCGCGCCGTGCTGAACGCGGCCGCGCTGACCTACGTGGCCGCCGCCGCTATGGCGGTGATGCAGCTCGTGCGCTTGGTTCTGCTGCGCAACATGCGTGACGAGTAA
- the def gene encoding peptide deformylase, producing the protein MADTATAREIITVWDPKAAILRRRATPVGKVTREIVRLIETMLDTVRVAHGLGLAAPQLGEGVRVIVAQVEDRTVTLVNPEVIRSAGEETAAEACLSVPGMYGDVPRSVAISVRGKNRRGRRVTIEATGLLARVLQHEIDHLDGILFLDRVRDPSTIGCVTAPGEAAPAAE; encoded by the coding sequence GTGGCAGACACCGCAACGGCAAGAGAAATCATCACGGTCTGGGACCCCAAGGCGGCGATCCTGCGCAGGCGCGCGACTCCGGTTGGGAAGGTGACGCGGGAGATTGTGCGGCTCATCGAGACGATGCTGGACACCGTGCGCGTCGCCCACGGGCTGGGTCTGGCCGCGCCGCAGCTAGGCGAGGGCGTGCGCGTGATTGTCGCGCAGGTCGAGGACCGCACCGTGACGCTGGTAAACCCTGAGGTTATCCGGTCCGCCGGCGAGGAGACGGCCGCCGAGGCCTGTCTCTCCGTCCCCGGCATGTACGGGGACGTTCCCCGCTCAGTGGCGATCTCGGTGCGGGGCAAGAACCGCCGCGGCCGCCGGGTCACGATCGAGGCCACCGGGCTGCTGGCGCGCGTTCTGCAGCACGAGATTGACCACCTCGACGGCATCCTGTTTCTCGACCGAGTCCGCGATCCCAGCACCATCGGATGCGTGACCGCCCCTGGCGAGGCGGCTCCGGCGGCCGAGTGA
- a CDS encoding PASTA domain-containing protein, whose amino-acid sequence MSVSRGAVIAGRYEVAERIAEGGMSTVYRARRLDDGAVVALKVLRGEYAADHEFIERFAREARAAEALAHPNIVRVLESGQDGDTYFIAMEYVDGPDLKAYLRRVGRLEPADAERIALQVCEALEYAHRQGIIHRDVKPQNILLAPDGSVKVADFGIARALATSTITQPGTVIGTVHYLSPEQARGASVGRGSDIYALGVVLFEMLTGRLPFAGDSPIAIALKHLHESPPAPRSIEPSIPLRLEGIIQKAMAKPSQDRYGSAREMAGDLEGKTELWKETAAIDEGTTRRFAITGEVAPRHRPRGAALRIAAAVLVLAALGAWAGWQAVSGYLNVPEVEMPDLVGRTLPQAELISQQAGLTIAVTERAYSSTVSQDIVLSQDQPPGKRVKRGRSVGVVLSLGAQLVTVPDLVRRTLQEAQLALEGAGLQAGTLQEGYDEIAKAGTVIRQDPPAGSRVPLDTPVLLVISRGPAQVEMPSLVGRTLADARQLLEERGLVITHLRTLATMAAEPGTVLEQSPPAATPLRPGTVQIILTVSARPGEESAPPRAPVITAEPQIVEPQRPPTPTPGPRVQPAPTPTSGPRVLPSPQPSPAASPGLARRTRVQVIVPEGGMQEVRIVVIDETGVRTAYQAPHSPGDRVDQTVSSQGYTIIQIYVDGRLVQEIRP is encoded by the coding sequence ATGAGCGTGAGCCGAGGCGCCGTTATCGCCGGGCGGTACGAGGTGGCGGAGCGCATCGCCGAGGGCGGGATGTCCACTGTTTACCGGGCGCGCCGGCTGGACGACGGTGCGGTTGTGGCGCTCAAGGTCCTGCGCGGGGAGTACGCCGCCGACCACGAGTTCATAGAGCGATTCGCCCGCGAGGCCCGCGCCGCGGAGGCCCTGGCTCACCCGAACATCGTCCGCGTTCTGGAAAGCGGGCAGGACGGCGACACGTACTTCATCGCGATGGAGTACGTGGACGGCCCGGACCTGAAGGCTTACCTCCGGCGGGTCGGTCGCCTCGAGCCCGCCGATGCGGAACGCATAGCCCTGCAGGTTTGCGAGGCGCTGGAGTACGCCCACCGCCAGGGAATCATCCACCGCGACGTGAAGCCTCAGAACATACTCCTGGCTCCCGACGGCAGCGTGAAGGTGGCAGATTTCGGGATCGCCCGGGCCCTGGCCACCAGCACGATCACGCAGCCCGGCACGGTCATAGGGACGGTTCACTACCTCTCGCCCGAGCAGGCGCGCGGCGCCTCCGTCGGCCGCGGATCGGACATCTACGCGCTGGGCGTGGTGCTCTTCGAGATGCTGACGGGCAGGCTGCCGTTTGCCGGTGACAGCCCGATCGCGATTGCGCTCAAGCACCTGCACGAATCACCTCCCGCTCCCCGCTCGATCGAGCCCAGCATCCCCCTGCGGCTTGAGGGGATCATCCAGAAGGCCATGGCCAAGCCGAGCCAGGACCGCTACGGCTCGGCCCGCGAGATGGCAGGTGACCTGGAGGGAAAGACCGAGTTGTGGAAGGAGACCGCCGCGATCGACGAAGGCACCACCCGCCGTTTTGCAATCACCGGTGAGGTGGCGCCGCGGCATCGCCCGCGAGGAGCCGCGCTCCGAATTGCCGCCGCGGTGCTGGTCCTCGCCGCGCTGGGCGCATGGGCCGGCTGGCAGGCGGTGAGCGGCTACCTTAACGTCCCCGAGGTAGAGATGCCGGACCTGGTAGGGCGGACGCTGCCCCAGGCCGAGCTGATCTCGCAGCAGGCGGGTCTGACGATCGCGGTCACGGAGCGGGCCTACAGTTCCACCGTGTCCCAGGACATCGTCCTCTCGCAGGACCAGCCACCGGGGAAGCGTGTCAAGCGGGGACGGAGCGTTGGCGTGGTGCTCAGCCTGGGAGCGCAGCTTGTTACGGTGCCCGACCTGGTGCGCCGGACTCTCCAGGAGGCGCAGCTCGCGCTGGAGGGAGCGGGTCTTCAGGCCGGGACGCTTCAGGAAGGATACGACGAGATCGCGAAAGCGGGAACGGTGATCAGGCAGGACCCGCCCGCGGGCTCGCGCGTGCCGCTGGACACACCGGTGTTGCTCGTGATCAGCCGCGGCCCTGCCCAGGTGGAGATGCCGTCGCTCGTGGGTCGCACGTTGGCAGATGCCAGGCAGCTCCTGGAGGAGCGGGGCCTGGTGATCACCCATCTCCGCACGCTGGCGACCATGGCCGCCGAACCGGGAACGGTCTTGGAGCAGTCTCCGCCGGCCGCAACTCCCCTGCGCCCTGGGACGGTCCAGATAATCCTTACCGTCAGCGCCAGGCCCGGAGAAGAGAGCGCTCCGCCTCGGGCTCCGGTCATAACCGCCGAGCCTCAGATCGTGGAACCCCAGCGGCCTCCGACGCCGACGCCCGGGCCACGCGTTCAACCAGCACCCACACCGACGTCTGGCCCCCGCGTTCTGCCGTCGCCGCAGCCTTCGCCCGCGGCTTCGCCGGGCCTGGCACGCCGCACCCGAGTACAGGTAATCGTCCCCGAAGGCGGAATGCAGGAGGTCAGGATCGTGGTCATTGATGAGACCGGTGTGCGCACCGCCTATCAGGCCCCGCACTCGCCCGGAGACCGGGTTGACCAGACCGTGAGCAGCCAGGGGTACACGATTATCCAGATCTATGTGGACGGCCGCCTGGTCCAGGAGATCCGGCCGTGA
- a CDS encoding histone deacetylase, with the protein MSVLYLTHPTSERHLTGAGHPERPERLQAIQRAIGESGLADLVEVSAFPPVERDLLLSVHSAAYVDELEAMAQRGGGWLDQDTRVGADSALAAAYAAGAAAHAAEALCAGEASRAFVTVRPPGHHALPERGMGFCLLNNAAVAAAAARRSGRKRVMIIDWDVHHGNGTQAIFWRDPGVLFISLHQEYWYPGTGALQDVGEGPGEGFTVNLPLPAETGDGGYEEAFTEVVLPLGSAYNPDFLIVSAGYDAHFADPLGGMVMTARGFGRLARLLEEAARASGAPLLVTLEGGYDLAALGASAVATLEALVGRTAWGIPDEEPPPEAPSAAIRPRLRAARGRMLNYWRI; encoded by the coding sequence GTGAGCGTGCTCTACCTCACCCATCCCACCAGTGAGCGGCACTTGACCGGCGCAGGACACCCGGAGAGGCCGGAACGCCTCCAAGCGATCCAACGGGCGATCGGAGAGAGCGGGCTGGCCGATCTGGTGGAGGTGTCCGCGTTCCCGCCGGTTGAGCGGGATCTCCTGCTCTCGGTTCACTCTGCCGCGTACGTTGACGAGTTGGAGGCGATGGCGCAGCGCGGGGGCGGGTGGCTGGATCAGGACACCCGTGTCGGCGCGGACTCGGCGCTCGCCGCCGCCTACGCGGCCGGCGCCGCAGCGCATGCGGCAGAGGCGCTGTGCGCCGGAGAGGCCTCCCGCGCCTTCGTCACCGTCCGTCCTCCCGGTCACCATGCCCTGCCGGAGCGGGGAATGGGGTTCTGCCTGCTCAACAACGCCGCGGTGGCCGCGGCCGCGGCGCGCCGCTCGGGCAGGAAGCGTGTTATGATTATTGATTGGGACGTCCATCACGGCAACGGAACGCAGGCCATCTTCTGGCGCGATCCAGGGGTGCTGTTCATCTCCCTGCACCAGGAGTACTGGTACCCAGGCACCGGCGCTCTTCAAGACGTCGGTGAGGGCCCTGGGGAGGGGTTCACCGTGAACCTGCCGCTTCCGGCCGAGACAGGGGACGGTGGGTACGAGGAAGCCTTCACCGAGGTGGTGCTCCCGCTTGGCTCGGCCTACAACCCGGACTTCCTGATTGTTTCGGCAGGGTACGATGCCCATTTTGCCGATCCGCTGGGAGGCATGGTCATGACCGCCCGGGGATTCGGCCGGCTGGCACGGCTGCTCGAGGAAGCGGCCCGCGCGTCCGGGGCGCCACTGCTTGTCACGCTGGAGGGCGGCTACGATCTGGCGGCGCTGGGAGCTTCCGCCGTGGCGACGCTGGAAGCGCTGGTCGGTCGCACGGCCTGGGGCATCCCAGACGAGGAGCCGCCGCCGGAAGCCCCATCCGCGGCGATCCGCCCGCGGCTGCGCGCGGCGCGGGGCCGGATGCTGAACTACTGGCGGATCTAG
- the rlmN gene encoding 23S rRNA (adenine(2503)-C(2))-methyltransferase RlmN, whose amino-acid sequence MMPIELVGCTLKEIESALAPMGEPRYRALQIARWIYQRRVSRFSEMTDLPQPLRRRLEDVATLMRLRAVARSDAPGDLTTKFLLGLPDGRTIETVLMGYDDGRRSVCVSTQVGCGMGCTFCATGMAGLVRNLTAGEIVDQVLLVGGETDERVTHVVFMGMGEPLANYDATLRAVRLLNADYGPHIGMRHMTISTVGLVPQIRRLEEERLQLTLAVSLHAPSDELRSQLVPVNRRWPLTELLAATRDYASATGRRVTFEYVLMHGVNDHDDHARRLASLLSGSGAHVNVIPWNPVHGLQYARPPVHAVHRFAALVRRGGASATVRLDRGVDIQAACGKLHQTRAVGVPA is encoded by the coding sequence ATGATGCCGATCGAACTGGTGGGCTGCACGCTCAAGGAGATCGAGAGCGCCCTCGCGCCGATGGGTGAGCCGCGCTACCGCGCCCTCCAGATCGCGCGCTGGATCTACCAGCGACGCGTGTCTCGCTTCAGCGAGATGACCGATCTGCCGCAGCCGCTGCGCCGGCGGTTGGAAGATGTGGCGACCCTGATGCGGCTGCGTGCGGTTGCCCGTTCGGACGCCCCGGGAGATCTCACCACCAAGTTCCTGCTCGGTCTACCCGACGGCCGGACGATCGAGACCGTACTGATGGGCTACGACGACGGCCGTCGTTCGGTCTGTGTTTCGACGCAGGTGGGGTGCGGCATGGGATGCACCTTCTGCGCCACGGGCATGGCCGGGTTGGTACGGAACCTTACCGCCGGGGAGATCGTGGACCAGGTCCTGCTGGTCGGCGGCGAGACCGACGAGCGCGTAACCCACGTCGTATTCATGGGCATGGGCGAACCCCTGGCCAACTACGACGCAACGCTGCGCGCGGTGCGCCTCCTCAATGCCGACTACGGGCCGCACATCGGCATGCGTCACATGACTATCTCGACGGTCGGATTGGTGCCGCAGATTCGCCGCCTGGAGGAGGAGCGGCTGCAGCTCACCCTGGCGGTGTCGCTCCACGCGCCATCCGACGAGCTGCGGTCGCAGCTCGTGCCGGTCAACCGGCGGTGGCCGCTGACTGAGCTACTGGCGGCCACGCGCGACTACGCATCCGCCACCGGCCGCCGGGTTACCTTCGAGTACGTGCTCATGCACGGTGTCAACGATCACGACGACCATGCACGCCGGCTGGCGTCGCTGCTGTCGGGGAGCGGCGCGCACGTGAACGTGATACCCTGGAACCCGGTCCACGGGCTGCAATACGCGCGGCCACCGGTCCACGCGGTGCACCGTTTCGCGGCGCTGGTGCGCCGGGGCGGCGCGTCCGCCACTGTTCGCCTGGACCGAGGGGTGGACATCCAGGCCGCCTGCGGGAAACTCCACCAGACCCGGGCCGTGGGGGTTCCGGCATGA
- a CDS encoding S1 RNA-binding domain-containing protein — MSEEIMVYGDQVPGSDALDLENAVPRLQERQIVKGTVVRIDTEGILVDVGAKSEGLIPPKEMTRHGDEVDAVSVGDQINVMVMRVEGEEGNIILSKKRADFIHAWDRIAQMKESGAILHAMVVDKVKGGLVVDLGVRGFVPGSHVDLSQAKGRRFEWFVGQSIPLRVIEVDRGKGRVILSHRLAVEEDRKSKREEVLGGLVEGAIVEGTVKRITDFGAFVDLGGVDGLLPISEMAWTYIRHPSEVVRRNQHLRVQVLRVDRESGKISLGLKQILDDPWAEVSERHRAGEVAKGKVVRIVPSGAFVRLRDLDAFLPIAELAERRVGKVEDVVEVGQVIEAMITEIRPEERRMLLSLRRLARETERKRVKDYMRAQEDEGRITIGDAVGDAMGALLRQAAEARAEHPEPEASPAEEDGPAESAVESEQTVESEQKE; from the coding sequence ATGAGCGAAGAGATCATGGTGTACGGCGATCAGGTTCCTGGGAGCGATGCGTTGGATCTAGAAAACGCGGTACCGAGGCTCCAGGAGCGACAGATCGTCAAAGGAACGGTTGTGCGCATTGATACCGAGGGCATCCTGGTGGACGTGGGCGCCAAGTCCGAGGGGCTGATTCCACCGAAGGAGATGACCCGTCACGGTGACGAGGTGGACGCGGTATCGGTGGGCGACCAGATCAACGTCATGGTGATGCGCGTGGAGGGCGAGGAGGGCAACATCATCCTCAGCAAGAAGCGGGCCGACTTCATTCATGCCTGGGATCGGATCGCCCAGATGAAGGAATCGGGCGCGATCCTGCACGCGATGGTCGTTGACAAGGTCAAGGGCGGCCTCGTGGTGGATCTGGGCGTGCGCGGGTTCGTACCCGGATCACACGTGGATCTCTCCCAGGCAAAGGGCCGGCGCTTCGAGTGGTTCGTGGGCCAGTCCATTCCGCTTCGGGTGATCGAGGTGGACCGCGGCAAGGGCCGGGTGATCCTATCTCACCGGCTGGCCGTGGAGGAAGACCGCAAGTCCAAGCGCGAGGAGGTACTGGGCGGCCTGGTGGAAGGCGCAATCGTCGAGGGCACGGTGAAGCGCATCACCGACTTCGGTGCGTTTGTGGACCTCGGCGGCGTGGATGGCCTGCTGCCCATCAGCGAGATGGCCTGGACCTACATCCGGCATCCTTCCGAGGTGGTCCGCCGCAACCAGCACCTGCGCGTGCAGGTTCTGCGGGTGGACAGGGAGAGCGGCAAGATCTCCCTGGGCCTCAAGCAGATTCTGGACGACCCGTGGGCCGAGGTATCCGAGCGGCATCGCGCGGGCGAGGTCGCAAAGGGCAAGGTCGTGCGCATCGTGCCGTCCGGGGCGTTCGTGCGTCTCCGCGACCTCGACGCGTTCCTCCCGATCGCCGAGCTGGCGGAGCGACGCGTCGGTAAGGTGGAGGATGTGGTTGAGGTCGGCCAGGTGATCGAGGCAATGATCACCGAGATACGGCCCGAGGAGCGCCGGATGCTGCTCAGCCTTCGGCGTCTGGCCAGGGAGACCGAGCGCAAGCGCGTGAAGGACTATATGCGGGCGCAGGAAGATGAAGGGCGGATCACCATCGGTGACGCGGTAGGTGACGCCATGGGCGCCCTGCTCCGGCAGGCGGCGGAAGCCAGGGCGGAGCACCCGGAGCCCGAAGCATCCCCGGCCGAAGAAGACGGTCCGGCCGAGTCCGCGGTGGAGTCCGAGCAGACGGTGGAGTCCGAGCAGAAGGAGTGA
- the rsmB gene encoding 16S rRNA (cytosine(967)-C(5))-methyltransferase RsmB has protein sequence MTSKPAIPAATPAREAAFAVLYRVEAAGAFVSALLFRTLARSSLSDADRALTTTVVLGVLRHRARLDHALAALLSRPLDTLPAAIRTVLRMGAFEVLELDRVPAPAAVSEAVALARRHGHAGTAALVNAVLRRLAAEGPVPPPEAGSDPIGHLSVVHSHPGWLVTRWVARWGMEEAQALLAANARPAPTTLRVNTLRTTRDELMGLLRARGLDADPGIVPEAVRVHGSLIGRLPLYEQGLCAPQDEGAMLVVHALADAAVSGSTVVDACAAPGGKSLHLAALMANRGRVLAVDVHPGKVQALARRAASFGATCVEVHNLDAAEIGRRWPGAADAVLVDAPCSGLGTVRRRPEIKWRIDEQWLVRSAQKQQAILRGAAGAVRPGGTLVYSVCSNEPEEGPEAIGGFLSAHPSFAFAPFAGTFPQVVGGHPVDGVEAGEAHLLPHRHGTDGFYIARLRRL, from the coding sequence GTGACGAGTAAGCCGGCAATCCCGGCGGCGACGCCCGCGCGCGAGGCCGCCTTCGCCGTGCTGTACCGCGTGGAGGCGGCCGGTGCATTTGTCAGTGCCCTGCTCTTTCGGACCCTGGCCCGCTCGTCATTGTCCGATGCCGACCGGGCGCTGACCACCACGGTTGTGCTGGGGGTACTGCGCCACCGCGCGCGTCTCGACCACGCGCTGGCCGCGTTGCTGTCGCGGCCCTTGGATACGCTGCCGGCTGCGATACGGACGGTCCTGCGTATGGGCGCCTTCGAGGTTCTGGAGCTCGATCGCGTGCCCGCCCCTGCCGCTGTGTCCGAGGCCGTGGCACTGGCCCGCAGGCACGGGCACGCTGGGACCGCCGCTCTGGTGAACGCGGTGCTGCGTCGTCTCGCCGCCGAAGGCCCGGTACCTCCGCCGGAGGCCGGATCGGACCCGATTGGGCACCTCTCCGTGGTGCACTCGCACCCCGGCTGGCTGGTGACCCGCTGGGTGGCCCGGTGGGGGATGGAAGAGGCGCAGGCGCTGCTGGCGGCCAACGCGCGCCCGGCGCCGACGACCCTCCGCGTGAACACCCTGCGGACGACGCGGGACGAGCTGATGGGTCTGCTCCGTGCACGCGGGCTGGACGCCGATCCCGGGATCGTACCCGAGGCGGTCCGCGTCCATGGTTCGCTCATCGGCCGCCTGCCGCTGTACGAGCAGGGGTTGTGTGCCCCGCAGGACGAGGGCGCCATGCTCGTAGTCCACGCCCTCGCCGATGCGGCGGTGTCCGGCTCAACGGTTGTTGACGCCTGCGCCGCGCCCGGCGGCAAGTCGCTGCACCTGGCGGCCCTGATGGCCAACCGCGGCCGCGTGCTGGCCGTGGACGTCCATCCCGGCAAGGTCCAGGCGCTGGCGCGACGGGCGGCCAGCTTCGGCGCGACCTGCGTCGAGGTGCACAACCTGGACGCGGCGGAGATCGGACGGCGGTGGCCCGGCGCGGCCGACGCGGTGCTGGTGGACGCTCCCTGCTCAGGGTTGGGCACCGTCCGGCGCCGCCCGGAGATCAAGTGGCGCATAGATGAGCAGTGGCTGGTCCGCAGCGCCCAGAAGCAGCAGGCGATCCTGCGCGGAGCAGCAGGCGCGGTCCGGCCCGGCGGCACGCTGGTGTACAGCGTCTGCAGCAACGAGCCGGAGGAAGGCCCGGAGGCGATCGGGGGATTCCTCTCGGCGCACCCGTCGTTTGCGTTCGCCCCGTTCGCCGGCACCTTTCCCCAGGTGGTGGGCGGTCACCCGGTTGACGGGGTGGAGGCAGGGGAGGCACACCTCCTGCCCCACAGGCACGGTACCGATGGCTTCTACATCGCCCGTCTCCGGCGGCTATGA
- the rpe gene encoding ribulose-phosphate 3-epimerase produces MTVPRPPAHTGRVRIAASILSADLTHLAEAVGAAERGGADMIHVDVMDGCFVPPITMGPMIVEALRRVTTLPLDVHLMICRPERHLEAFARAGASSLAVHPEATAHPHRALSQIRALGVQAGIALNPGTPPEVCAELRDILDFVVVMSVNPGYAGQPFLAGVLPKIGRLRALLVGWSGWVGIDGGISPQTAGPAVAAGADVLVAASAIFNAPEGIESAVAALRAAAHP; encoded by the coding sequence GTGACCGTCCCTCGGCCGCCGGCCCACACGGGGCGCGTGCGCATCGCGGCGAGCATACTTAGCGCCGACTTGACCCACCTCGCGGAGGCCGTGGGTGCGGCCGAGCGGGGCGGCGCCGACATGATCCACGTGGACGTCATGGACGGTTGCTTCGTCCCGCCTATCACAATGGGTCCCATGATTGTGGAGGCGCTGCGCCGTGTTACCACCCTGCCGCTGGACGTTCACCTGATGATCTGCCGGCCCGAGCGCCACCTGGAGGCGTTCGCCCGCGCCGGCGCTTCCAGCCTGGCCGTGCATCCCGAGGCGACGGCGCACCCGCACCGCGCGCTGTCCCAGATCCGGGCCCTCGGCGTCCAGGCCGGGATCGCCCTGAATCCCGGTACGCCCCCGGAGGTCTGCGCCGAGTTGAGGGACATCCTGGATTTCGTGGTTGTCATGAGCGTCAACCCGGGCTATGCGGGGCAGCCCTTTCTGGCGGGCGTCCTTCCCAAGATCGGACGCCTGAGAGCGCTCCTGGTCGGTTGGTCCGGCTGGGTGGGCATAGACGGGGGCATATCGCCGCAGACCGCAGGTCCTGCCGTCGCTGCCGGCGCAGACGTACTGGTTGCCGCCTCGGCGATCTTCAACGCCCCCGAGGGTATCGAATCAGCCGTCGCCGCCCTGCGGGCAGCCGCCCACCCGTGA
- the fmt gene encoding methionyl-tRNA formyltransferase, with protein MDSLRVVFLGTPTFALPSLHAIAQATTVVGVVTQPDRPSGRGRVPVAPPVAVAAREMGLRLLQPESLRSAEALAELSALRPDLLVTVAYGRLVPGAVLALPPMGCINLHPSLLPEYRGASPIQRAIVDGAASTGVTVMHLAEELDAGDIILQRRVAVGPEETAGELEARLALEGAVLLLGAVGQIARGEARRRAQDHARATYAGKLSKADGAIQWARPAQTLVNLVRAMNPWPCAHTTWRGGILKVWQARVTDGQGPPGLVLEAGEAGITVAAGEGAVALVEVQPEGGRRMPAAAFARGHRIAAGDRLGDRLGESEAPGGL; from the coding sequence ATGGACTCCCTCCGGGTGGTGTTCCTGGGCACCCCAACCTTCGCGCTCCCCTCGCTGCACGCGATCGCCCAAGCCACAACCGTGGTCGGTGTCGTGACCCAGCCGGACCGCCCCTCGGGCCGGGGCCGGGTCCCGGTGGCGCCTCCGGTGGCGGTGGCGGCGCGAGAGATGGGGCTGCGGCTGCTGCAACCAGAGAGTCTGAGGTCGGCGGAGGCGCTGGCAGAGCTGTCGGCGCTGCGGCCGGACCTCCTGGTGACCGTGGCGTACGGCCGGCTCGTGCCCGGCGCGGTGCTTGCGCTCCCGCCGATGGGCTGCATAAACCTCCACCCGTCGCTGCTCCCGGAGTACCGGGGCGCCTCGCCGATCCAGCGGGCGATCGTCGACGGCGCTGCCTCAACCGGCGTCACGGTAATGCACCTGGCCGAGGAGCTCGACGCCGGCGACATCATCCTCCAGCGCCGGGTCGCCGTCGGGCCCGAGGAAACTGCCGGCGAACTCGAGGCGCGACTGGCCCTGGAAGGCGCCGTTCTGCTCCTCGGGGCCGTCGGCCAGATCGCCCGGGGTGAGGCCCGCCGCCGGGCGCAGGACCACGCGCGCGCGACCTATGCGGGGAAGCTCTCGAAGGCCGACGGCGCGATCCAGTGGGCGCGTCCTGCCCAGACCCTGGTCAACCTGGTCCGCGCGATGAACCCCTGGCCGTGCGCCCACACGACGTGGCGCGGCGGCATCCTCAAGGTCTGGCAGGCCCGGGTAACGGATGGGCAGGGCCCCCCGGGGCTGGTGCTGGAAGCAGGGGAAGCCGGGATCACGGTTGCCGCGGGTGAGGGTGCCGTGGCGCTCGTCGAGGTGCAGCCCGAGGGAGGCCGGCGCATGCCTGCGGCCGCCTTTGCGCGCGGCCACCGCATAGCCGCGGGCGACCGATTGGGCGACCGACTGGGCGAGAGTGAGGCGCCAGGGGGGCTGTGA